From the Halichoerus grypus chromosome 3, mHalGry1.hap1.1, whole genome shotgun sequence genome, one window contains:
- the LOC118529201 gene encoding sperm-associated antigen 11B-like: MKPSLSPFVSLLLVTLMLPEKRYLLPRTPPYPEPEPDFKVVDCKKSEGYCQEYCNYMETQVGYCFKKKYVCCLHQN, translated from the exons ATGAAGCCATCCCTCTCTCCGTTTGTCAGCCTTCTCCTTGTGACCCTGATGTTGCCAG AAAAACGCTACCTCTTACCACGCACTCCCCCTTACCCGg AACCCGAACCGGATTTCAAAGTTGTCGACTGCAAGAAAAGTGAAGGCTATTGTCAAGAATATTGTAATTATATGGAAACACAAGTAGgctactgctttaaaaaaaaatatgtctgctGTTTGCATCAGAACTGA
- the LOC118529164 gene encoding beta-defensin 105-like, with protein MTLSRKMSYFVFAFFFILAQFLSGCQAGLEYSEPLPGGEFAACEPCRLGRGKCRRICTEDEKVVGNCKMNFFCCRRKIR; from the exons ATGACCCTAAGCAGAAAGATGTCTTATTTtgtctttgcctttttcttcattttggctcaaTTTCTATCAG GGTGCCAGGCAGGACTCGAGTATTCTGAGCCACTTCCAGGAG GTGAGTTTGCTGCTTGTGAGCCTTGCAGGCTCGGCCGGGGCAAATGCAGAAGGATATGCACCGAGGATGAGAAGGTTGTTGGAAATTGCAAGATGAACTTTTTCTGTTGCCGACGGAAGATCAGGTGA
- the LOC118529223 gene encoding beta-defensin 15-like, giving the protein MRTFLFLFVVLFLLAPARNAFFDEKCFKLNGRCVNSCRKNEELVALCQKSLKCCLTLQPCWKSKDD; this is encoded by the exons ATGAGGAcgttcctctttctctttgttgttctCTTCCTTCTGGCCCCAG CCAGGAATGCATTTTTTGATGAGAAATGCTTCAAGCTTAACGGGAGATGCGTGAATTCTTGTCGGAAAAATGAAGAACTTGTTGCTCTCTGCCAGAAGTCTCTGAAATGCTGCCTGACGCTCCAGCCATGTTGGAAGAGTAAAGATGATTAA